In Treponema denticola, one genomic interval encodes:
- a CDS encoding L-lactate dehydrogenase, with translation MDGKKRKVTVVGAGAVGSTFAYALAQSGYADEIAITDMNKNFAEGQALDLVQGLPFLPQVDIHAGGKADYADSDIVVVTAGAKQQSGETRIDLLKRNASIITGIAKDIAESGCSGVMLIVSNPVDILTRAALKASGWERGRVIGSGTVLDTARFRYTLSKECGVDARNIHGYILGEHGDSEFAAWSMTSVAGRRIDEYCSGGMCSSGLHFDKAKILEEVRNSAYHIIDYKGSTYFAVGLALTRIAGAILRNEHSILSVSMTLDGEFGLKDVCLSVPCIVGRSGAERVIESDLPADEQAALEASAKRLKEAFTEMN, from the coding sequence ATGGATGGAAAGAAACGCAAAGTTACCGTTGTGGGAGCAGGTGCGGTCGGTTCAACCTTTGCCTACGCATTGGCTCAAAGCGGTTATGCGGATGAAATAGCAATAACCGATATGAATAAAAATTTTGCCGAAGGACAAGCGCTCGACCTTGTGCAGGGGCTGCCTTTTTTGCCGCAAGTCGACATACACGCAGGCGGTAAAGCCGATTATGCCGACAGCGACATCGTTGTGGTTACGGCGGGAGCAAAACAACAGAGCGGAGAAACTCGCATAGATTTGCTAAAACGCAACGCGTCCATTATCACCGGCATTGCAAAGGACATCGCGGAAAGCGGCTGCAGCGGCGTTATGCTGATTGTGAGCAATCCCGTCGATATTTTAACGCGGGCGGCGCTCAAGGCTTCCGGATGGGAGCGCGGAAGAGTTATCGGTTCCGGTACCGTTTTGGACACTGCACGTTTCCGATACACTCTTAGCAAAGAGTGCGGTGTCGATGCGCGCAACATTCACGGTTATATTTTGGGAGAACACGGCGACAGCGAATTTGCAGCTTGGTCGATGACATCCGTTGCGGGACGGCGCATCGACGAATATTGTTCAGGCGGTATGTGCAGCTCAGGTCTGCACTTCGATAAAGCAAAAATTCTGGAAGAAGTACGGAATTCCGCTTACCACATTATCGACTACAAAGGGTCTACTTATTTTGCCGTCGGCTTAGCCCTGACGAGAATAGCCGGCGCCATTTTGCGCAACGAGCACAGTATTTTGTCCGTTTCGATGACGCTGGACGGAGAGTTCGGACTTAAAGATGTATGCTTGAGCGTTCCCTGCATTGTCGGGCGCAGCGGCGCTGAGCGGGTTATAGAAAGCGATCTTCCCGCTGATGAACAGGCAGCATTGGAAGCAAGCGCAAAACGGCTTAAAGAAGCTTTTACCGAGATGAATTAA
- a CDS encoding sodium/glutamate symporter yields the protein MVIHMNMYQSLGFAIAWLLVGRFIKAKFEFFPKYCIPAPIVGGFLFALISLALHVTKVLDFEFDTTLQTYWMVMFFTSVGYNAGFSILRDGGKKGFVFLAVAIVFAILQNVVAQGAARLINFSPMLAVMLGSTSFTGGFGTAASFAPIVDPENTLGALSLAVAVPTFGSLISSILGGPIGNRLIKKYGLQPSNADESVRIDESGNIIKTTKVVKKVEAVHPSFIKRLFFNPTKGREEGQEVVTVQEEVIHEASAKGEVDNSTTSSEKHLSSEKLLMSFMLLVLASGFGLFVTNHLNSLSPKFKFPIYIGAMICAAVIRNIADTSKKFKVNMDEIDALGNISLNMFLALALVSLKLWQLVSLAIPLMIILSAQIVLLYLYTRFVTFKVMGGDYDAAVITAGHIGFGFAATPNAMANMGSICEKYGYSKIAFFVVPIVGSLFIDFFNIMIIGITIGLVG from the coding sequence ATGGTAATTCATATGAATATGTACCAGTCGCTCGGCTTTGCAATCGCTTGGTTGCTTGTCGGACGATTCATTAAGGCGAAGTTTGAGTTTTTTCCAAAGTATTGTATACCTGCCCCGATAGTGGGCGGCTTTTTGTTTGCGCTGATTTCGTTAGCACTTCACGTAACAAAAGTACTCGACTTCGAATTTGACACAACCCTGCAAACCTATTGGATGGTGATGTTTTTTACCTCTGTGGGTTATAATGCAGGGTTTTCGATTTTAAGAGACGGCGGGAAAAAAGGTTTTGTCTTTTTGGCTGTAGCTATCGTTTTTGCTATTTTGCAAAACGTTGTAGCTCAAGGAGCCGCAAGGCTTATAAACTTTAGTCCGATGCTCGCCGTCATGCTGGGTTCAACATCCTTTACAGGGGGGTTCGGTACAGCGGCCTCCTTTGCACCGATTGTTGATCCGGAAAACACTTTGGGAGCCTTATCCCTCGCAGTAGCCGTTCCCACCTTCGGCTCTTTGATAAGCTCCATCTTAGGCGGCCCTATCGGAAACCGTCTGATAAAAAAATACGGCTTACAGCCTTCAAATGCCGATGAAAGCGTAAGAATTGATGAATCGGGAAACATAATAAAAACAACAAAAGTTGTTAAGAAAGTAGAAGCGGTTCATCCGAGCTTTATAAAGCGGCTCTTCTTTAATCCCACAAAGGGCAGGGAAGAGGGTCAAGAAGTCGTAACGGTTCAGGAAGAAGTTATTCATGAAGCCTCGGCAAAAGGTGAAGTAGATAACTCGACAACCAGTTCTGAAAAGCATCTTAGCAGTGAAAAGCTTTTAATGTCATTTATGCTTTTAGTTCTGGCCTCAGGTTTTGGTCTTTTTGTTACCAATCATCTTAATTCGTTGTCGCCCAAATTTAAATTCCCCATTTATATCGGGGCGATGATTTGTGCTGCCGTTATACGGAACATTGCAGATACCTCAAAAAAATTCAAGGTAAATATGGATGAAATTGATGCACTCGGAAATATTTCTTTGAATATGTTTTTGGCTTTAGCTCTTGTTTCGCTAAAACTTTGGCAGCTGGTAAGTTTGGCTATCCCTCTGATGATTATTTTAAGCGCTCAAATCGTTCTTTTGTATTTGTATACACGCTTTGTTACCTTTAAGGTTATGGGCGGAGATTACGATGCTGCGGTCATCACGGCCGGACACATCGGTTTCGGTTTTGCCGCAACCCCTAACGCCATGGCTAATATGGGCTCTATATGCGAAAAATACGGCTATTCAAAAATAGCTTTCTTTGTCGTCCCTATAGTCGGCTCCTTATTTATTGATTTTTTCAATATAATGATAATTGGTATTACCATAGGCTTGGTCGGCTAA
- a CDS encoding PEP/pyruvate-binding domain-containing protein has protein sequence MILDFTQIHKDDILRAGGKGANLGEMTAVGINVPKGFVITAEAYREFLKENKIDEIISRTLEETQTDEQALLSAAGEFRKKITAGHFPARLEKEIREKYTELGESARVAVRSSATAEDLPDASFAGQQETYLNVQGIEDVLIYIRHCYASLWGDRAVSYRFNQGYNQSSVAIAVVIQEMVESEKAGVLFTLNPVTQNKDEIQINASYGLGESVVSGRVTADNYVVNKTGTVVEINIGSKKTQIVYGDKNTKEESVSEAKRTARALNDTEISGLVKAGLKIEKHYGMPMDIEWAIQNNEIYILQARAITTLKNNDDEKLIQKYIQSKALTKSTKENMAFLLEKMPFAYRVLDFDYMMAINDQKARIFAEGGLVFNSNPEIDNDGIQTLPKNKKGFTLRIFHIFKIIHMLKNFDYCSEVCKKFMAHYEKEIERIKTLDFQNMSLAECSRFMEQSYELIQQLAYDRFKYALFPSFLMSKKFTKIIKRVDKNYSAFDFYRELNNKTAAVANDISRIADEIKKNAVLTEAVLSGEKFKTLCAGFPEFKRLADDFINRNGFKSDYNCYCIEAKTFIEDPDRLVNIIRPLLNTPDTSDQNFHNNENRNYTSLMQNLQRLYGNKYPRIEKDIQHFRYFHVVREESQYLWEAVFYYVRQCVRRINILLLNSEDYKHGIVNLFHRELMEVLKASRLTDVYKEKIKRRNEKFPLAEKVWEASKLLVFDSRGDVLKGVSGSPGTVVGKACLICKPEEFYKMQKGDVLVCHLTDPEWTPLFKLASAVVADTGSALSHAAIVAREFNIPAVLGVGFATAKFKDGDFIKIDGNKGEVRSC, from the coding sequence ATGATACTTGATTTTACACAAATACATAAGGATGACATATTAAGGGCGGGCGGCAAGGGTGCTAACCTTGGAGAGATGACTGCTGTGGGAATAAATGTGCCGAAAGGATTTGTCATTACCGCAGAGGCCTATCGGGAATTCTTAAAAGAAAACAAAATAGACGAAATCATCTCACGCACTCTTGAAGAAACACAAACGGATGAACAGGCATTGTTATCCGCAGCCGGAGAATTTCGGAAAAAAATTACGGCAGGGCATTTTCCCGCTCGATTGGAAAAAGAGATAAGAGAGAAATACACTGAACTTGGAGAATCGGCGAGAGTTGCGGTGCGCTCATCGGCAACGGCGGAAGATTTACCCGATGCGAGTTTTGCAGGTCAGCAGGAAACTTATTTGAATGTGCAAGGCATAGAGGATGTATTGATTTACATACGTCATTGCTACGCCTCACTGTGGGGTGACAGGGCGGTAAGCTATCGTTTTAACCAAGGCTATAATCAAAGCTCTGTTGCGATTGCAGTTGTCATTCAAGAAATGGTAGAAAGTGAAAAAGCCGGTGTTTTGTTTACGCTTAATCCGGTAACGCAAAACAAAGATGAAATACAGATCAATGCAAGCTATGGATTGGGCGAGAGTGTTGTAAGCGGACGCGTAACGGCGGATAATTATGTTGTAAACAAGACGGGTACTGTTGTTGAAATAAATATCGGAAGTAAAAAAACGCAAATTGTTTATGGCGATAAGAATACAAAAGAAGAATCGGTAAGCGAAGCAAAAAGAACAGCGCGGGCATTGAATGATACCGAGATTTCTGGGCTTGTAAAAGCCGGATTAAAAATAGAAAAGCATTACGGTATGCCGATGGATATTGAATGGGCAATACAAAATAATGAAATATATATTTTACAGGCACGCGCAATAACAACCTTAAAAAACAATGATGATGAAAAACTTATTCAAAAATATATTCAAAGCAAAGCGTTAACAAAAAGCACAAAAGAAAATATGGCATTCCTGCTTGAAAAGATGCCCTTTGCATACCGTGTGCTGGACTTTGATTATATGATGGCGATTAACGACCAAAAAGCACGGATATTTGCGGAAGGCGGTCTTGTTTTTAATTCAAATCCTGAAATTGATAATGACGGTATTCAGACTCTTCCGAAAAATAAAAAAGGTTTCACCCTGCGTATTTTTCATATCTTTAAAATAATACACATGCTTAAAAACTTCGACTATTGTTCGGAAGTATGTAAAAAATTTATGGCACATTATGAAAAAGAGATAGAGCGGATAAAAACTTTAGACTTTCAAAATATGAGCTTGGCGGAATGCAGTAGATTCATGGAACAAAGTTATGAGCTTATTCAACAGCTTGCTTATGACAGATTTAAATACGCCTTGTTCCCGTCTTTTTTGATGAGTAAAAAATTCACAAAAATAATTAAACGAGTAGATAAGAACTATTCCGCATTTGATTTTTATCGGGAACTCAATAATAAAACGGCTGCCGTTGCAAACGATATTTCACGCATAGCCGATGAGATAAAGAAAAATGCTGTTCTAACAGAAGCCGTACTTTCAGGAGAAAAATTTAAAACCCTGTGTGCCGGCTTTCCCGAATTTAAACGGCTCGCAGATGATTTTATAAATCGCAACGGTTTTAAGTCGGATTACAATTGTTATTGTATCGAAGCAAAAACATTTATCGAAGATCCCGACAGGCTTGTCAATATTATACGCCCGCTTTTAAATACCCCTGATACATCCGATCAAAATTTTCATAATAACGAGAATAGAAATTATACGAGTTTAATGCAGAACTTACAGCGTCTTTATGGAAACAAATATCCTCGTATAGAAAAGGACATACAGCACTTTCGGTATTTTCATGTTGTCCGCGAAGAATCACAATATTTGTGGGAAGCTGTCTTTTATTATGTCAGGCAATGTGTAAGACGGATAAATATTCTTTTATTAAACAGCGAAGATTATAAACACGGAATTGTAAATCTTTTTCATCGTGAATTAATGGAAGTGCTTAAAGCCAGCCGACTAACCGATGTCTATAAAGAAAAAATAAAAAGACGAAATGAAAAATTTCCGCTTGCGGAAAAAGTTTGGGAAGCTTCAAAATTACTTGTGTTTGATTCAAGGGGCGATGTGCTGAAAGGAGTAAGCGGAAGTCCGGGGACTGTTGTAGGAAAGGCGTGCCTTATCTGCAAGCCTGAAGAATTTTATAAAATGCAAAAAGGCGATGTACTTGTGTGTCATCTTACCGATCCCGAATGGACTCCGCTTTTTAAACTTGCAAGTGCTGTCGTTGCAGATACCGGTTCCGCGTTAAGTCATGCTGCGATTGTCGCTCGGGAATTTAATATACCGGCAGTATTGGGTGTAGGTTTTGCCACCGCAAAATTTAAGGACGGCGATTTTATAAAAATTGACGGAAACAAAGGCGAAGTGCGGAGTTGTTGA
- a CDS encoding MATE family efflux transporter produces the protein MDSKELRRFNILTKPIFPLLVKTSIPTIIGMLISVIYNLTDTFFVGRLNNRAMIAAIGIVFSFVSIIQAIGFWFGYGSGNAMSKKIGEQDYAEAETISSIGIVLAIITGIVIAIAASIFILPLSKFIGGSASQDVLTFTVQYLRIIIISIPFSLYALTVYNQLRLCGNVRDGMLGLLSGMLSNMVLDPVLMFIFKQGFIGAGYATLIGQIIGCIVLTLLAKRHESISFNLKKVQYSKERMYHILAGGMPNFSRQAITSAALVLLNVKAAQYGESMIAALTVSSRVAALAYMIMIGWGQGFQPICAMNYGAKQYSRVKRAFITTVLIGTIFLTGASIILFLFAEKCIGVMSKDDEVIFAGIKILRMQCFSLPLLSFFAVSSMFMQNIGHYFSSLLISISRQGFFYLPLLYILPALYGKTGIYLLQPFSDVLSFLFAVAVVYRWYSSGAFSSALNAG, from the coding sequence ATGGATTCAAAAGAGCTGAGACGATTTAACATTTTAACAAAACCGATTTTTCCGCTGTTAGTTAAAACTTCAATTCCGACAATAATCGGAATGTTGATCAGCGTTATATACAATTTGACCGATACTTTTTTTGTCGGCCGCTTAAATAACAGAGCGATGATTGCGGCGATCGGCATTGTGTTTAGTTTTGTCAGCATTATTCAGGCAATAGGTTTTTGGTTCGGCTACGGCAGCGGTAATGCAATGTCAAAAAAAATCGGAGAACAAGACTATGCGGAAGCGGAAACCATTTCGTCGATAGGAATTGTTCTTGCAATTATAACCGGTATTGTGATCGCAATCGCAGCAAGTATTTTTATTCTACCTCTTTCAAAATTCATCGGCGGAAGTGCATCTCAAGATGTGCTCACTTTTACCGTTCAGTATTTAAGGATTATTATCATCAGCATTCCGTTTAGTTTATATGCACTAACGGTTTATAATCAGCTGCGCCTTTGCGGAAATGTACGCGACGGAATGCTCGGACTTCTTTCGGGAATGCTCAGCAATATGGTACTTGATCCCGTATTGATGTTTATTTTTAAGCAGGGATTTATCGGCGCAGGCTATGCAACGCTAATCGGCCAGATTATTGGGTGTATTGTATTGACGCTCTTAGCAAAAAGGCACGAGAGTATTTCGTTCAATCTAAAAAAAGTACAATACAGCAAAGAGCGTATGTATCATATTCTTGCAGGCGGTATGCCCAATTTTTCGCGGCAGGCAATTACCTCCGCCGCATTGGTTTTACTCAATGTAAAAGCGGCACAATACGGAGAAAGCATGATAGCGGCTTTAACGGTAAGTTCAAGAGTTGCCGCATTGGCTTATATGATTATGATCGGGTGGGGGCAAGGCTTTCAACCGATTTGTGCAATGAATTACGGCGCCAAGCAATACTCAAGAGTAAAAAGAGCTTTTATTACTACGGTTTTAATCGGAACAATTTTTTTAACAGGCGCCTCAATAATCTTATTTCTTTTTGCCGAAAAATGTATCGGAGTTATGTCTAAGGATGATGAGGTAATTTTTGCCGGAATTAAGATACTGAGAATGCAATGCTTTTCGCTGCCGCTTTTAAGCTTTTTTGCCGTGAGCAGTATGTTCATGCAGAACATCGGTCATTATTTTTCATCCCTTCTCATATCGATTTCACGGCAAGGCTTTTTTTATTTACCGCTCTTATATATTCTGCCCGCCCTATACGGAAAGACCGGCATTTACCTGCTGCAGCCTTTCTCCGATGTTTTGTCGTTTTTGTTTGCCGTTGCGGTAGTGTACAGGTGGTACTCGTCCGGGGCGTTCAGTTCAGCTTTAAATGCAGGATAA
- a CDS encoding TetR/AcrR family transcriptional regulator, protein MAKAFTEQERIKIKEKILEAALDLFHDKGTKALSIAELTKRAGIAQGSFYNFWKDKEALIIELIAYRSSQKLNYIEKKFSNSLSDPEEFLTDIIYRYSVDLMEKIQKQPMYEDAFKILEAKKLNEVHRIEILYDGFLTRLIEYWEQNGSIKRADKKGLLNAFSGSFLLCSHYYQFDKEYFNEMLLTFISGIVNKYIEK, encoded by the coding sequence GTGGCAAAAGCATTTACCGAACAAGAGAGAATCAAAATAAAAGAAAAGATATTGGAAGCGGCACTGGATCTGTTTCACGATAAGGGGACGAAGGCGCTGAGTATAGCTGAATTGACGAAGCGGGCAGGTATTGCGCAGGGGAGTTTTTATAATTTTTGGAAAGATAAAGAGGCTTTGATTATCGAACTCATTGCATACCGATCAAGCCAAAAATTAAATTATATTGAAAAGAAGTTTTCAAATTCTCTCTCCGATCCGGAGGAATTTCTTACGGACATAATATACCGATATTCGGTTGATCTTATGGAAAAAATTCAAAAGCAGCCCATGTATGAAGATGCTTTTAAAATACTTGAAGCAAAAAAACTGAATGAAGTTCATAGGATTGAAATTCTGTATGATGGCTTTTTAACGAGGCTCATAGAATATTGGGAGCAAAACGGTTCGATTAAGCGGGCAGATAAAAAGGGCTTATTGAATGCGTTTAGCGGAAGTTTTTTATTATGTTCTCATTATTATCAGTTTGATAAAGAGTATTTTAATGAAATGCTGCTGACATTTATATCCGGAATAGTAAATAAGTATATAGAAAAATAA
- a CDS encoding RpiB/LacA/LacB family sugar-phosphate isomerase produces MKIGFGSDHSGVALKHILMEHVRNKGYECVDYGAADSKVPANYAEFGLKVAEAIKSREVEKGVMVCGSGVGISLAANKVPGVRAAACSEPCTAKLAVEHSDINAVAMGVCIVGPEEAKMIVDAFLDARFEGGVYTERVDTLSAIERKYGK; encoded by the coding sequence ATGAAAATCGGATTCGGGAGCGATCATTCGGGAGTCGCATTAAAACATATTTTAATGGAACACGTTCGCAATAAAGGATACGAATGCGTTGATTACGGTGCGGCGGATTCCAAGGTTCCGGCAAACTATGCCGAATTCGGCTTAAAGGTTGCCGAAGCGATTAAATCGCGCGAAGTTGAAAAGGGTGTGATGGTGTGCGGATCGGGCGTCGGCATTTCTCTTGCCGCAAACAAGGTTCCGGGAGTGAGGGCTGCGGCGTGCAGCGAACCGTGTACGGCAAAGCTCGCCGTCGAACACAGCGACATAAACGCTGTCGCCATGGGCGTATGCATCGTCGGACCCGAAGAAGCAAAAATGATTGTCGACGCCTTTCTCGATGCCCGCTTTGAAGGCGGCGTTTACACGGAACGGGTCGACACCCTTTCCGCTATAGAAAGAAAATACGGTAAATAA